In a single window of the Notamacropus eugenii isolate mMacEug1 chromosome 4, mMacEug1.pri_v2, whole genome shotgun sequence genome:
- the LOC140502091 gene encoding microtubule-associated protein tau-like, which translates to MKSKGVETKSGIKMATPRAGAPSGQKGSASATRIPAKTSAPKTPPSAVESTKSGDRSSYGSPGSPGTPGSPSRIPSLPTPPMRELKKVAVVRTPPKSPSSAKSRLQTSTVPMPDLKNVRSKTGSTENLKHQPGGGKVQIFNKKLDLSNIQSKCGSKDNIKHVPGGGSVQIVYMPVNLSKVTSKCGSLGNIHHKPGGGQVEVKSEKLDFKEKVQSKIGSLDNITHVPGGGHKKIESHKLTFRENAKAKTDHGAEIVYKSPTMSGDTAPWHLSNVSSGSINMVDSPQLATLADEVSVSLAKQGL; encoded by the coding sequence ATGAAATCCAAGGGGGTGGAGACTAAAAGCGGAATAAAAATGGCCACTCCCAGGGCAGGGGCACCTTCCGGCCAGAAAGGATCTGCCAGTGCTACCAGAATTCCAGCGAAAACTTCAGCCCCAAAGACACCTCCGAGTGCTGTTGAATCTACAAAATCTGGAGACCGAAGCAGCTACGGCAGCCCAGGTTCCCCAGGGACTCCTGGCAGCCCGTCCCGTATACCCTCTCTGCCCACACCCCCCATGAGGGAGCTGAAAAAGGTGGCAGTGGTCCGTACACCACCTAAGTCCCCATCTTCAGCCAAGAGTCGCCTTCAGACTTCTACAGTCCCCATGCCAGACTTGAAAAATGTCAGGTCCAAGACTGGGTCCACTGAAAACTTAAAACATCAGCCAGGAGGTGGAAAGGTGCAGATATTTAATAAGAAGCTGGATCTTAGCAACATCCAGTCCAAGTGTGGCTCAAAGGATAATATCAAACATGTTCCAGGAGGAGGCAGTGTACAAATAGTATACATGCCAGTCAACTTGAGCAAAGTGACTTCCAAGTGTGGCTCATTGGGCAACATCCACCACAAACCAGGTGGTGGCCAGGTGGAGGTTAAATCTGAGAAACTGGACTTCAAGGAGAAAGTTCAATCCAAGATTGGTTCCCTGGACAACATTACCCATGTTCCTGGTGGAGGACACAAGAAGATTGAGTCTCACAAGCTAACCTTCCGTGAGAACGCCAAAGCCAAGACTGACCATGGAGCAGAAATTGTCTACAAGTCACCAACCATGTCTGGGGACACCGCCCCCTGGCACCTCAGCAACGTCTCTTCTGGAAGCATCAATATGGTGGACTCACCTCAGCTTGCCACATTGGCTGATGAAGTCTCTGTGTCCTTGGCCAAGCAGGGCTTGTGA